The Clavelina lepadiformis chromosome 3, kaClaLepa1.1, whole genome shotgun sequence region gtaccggtaccgagtaccgaggaagtaccgaactactttttaaaaatagtaccgaataccataaccgtcggtacattttttgccaattaccggtaccgttaccgacgatactttcaaagtacagACTACAACCTCTGAGAAGCGTTTATGGTTTCTAGATTGATAAGTCTCATTGTACGGATACCAATGGACCATGAATCTGGTCAGTCTGGGTATCAGGTTTGAGGAACTCCATGATCTCCAGCATGCCACGGCTTCCGAATCCACGTCATCTATGGTCACATGGAAAGTAAGAGGATCACGACAAGAAATGCGGATCATAACCATTCTGGTATCGAAGAATTACAacataataatttaatgttgTCCGCGTCTTTTTGTAAGCAATATGCGTTAGAAATAGAAGGAAtacaacaattaaaatttgagAAATCAACAAACAAGGCAAATTAGTATATAcggtaagtttattttataatcaCTTGTCAACAACAATGACAAATCATGAAAAATATATCGCGTCGCGCATGAGTGATCACCAAAGTATTAAGCGCTGTTCTTGAAAATTACACAAAGTAAGTTTATGAAACCATTCgattttgtgaaagttttgtagaaataacacaaactaagatttttttttgtttactaagagtcgatttataataaagcgCTAATATAAAGTTTATACGCCTTGCTATAGCATAATCTTTACTTTATATTATCATCACCTCAAATGTTGTGGGCCGGTTGCCGTCGTTTGTGGAACTGTTCGCTTCATTCAAAAGTTTGATTGTTTCCTGTTGACGAGTTCCAGGCTATGACGATGTACGTTGTTGTTTGCTCATTGACCTTGTACTCTGTTAGCGTGTATGCGCGTTCTAATAACAACAAATCTGTCaagtattgtttttttttaaaaccaacGTTTCAATGCATTTGATGTTTAATTCAGCCACTACCGATAAGGTAATACACCTGAAAAATGAATGTTATCTCCAAACTATCAGGTGTCAAAGCCTtagattgaaattaatatttgCTGCATTTTCTTAAAACGAGTATTATTCCAATTGCGTTAGTAGTTTGATTCTGTTGATAAATCTGTTCaattacttactttttttGATTGAGCTTTTCATTCAGCTCATTCAAGAACCAGTTCAGCAAAATGCTCATCTTCCAAAACCCTGGTTTCAACTTCTTTGGGCGGATTCAATCGCCGATTATAATTTTTCTTCTCTACCTCCTGTATCTGTGTCAAGGAGGaatttactgtatatgtaaAACGACTCTTGACAGTGTGCAGGCCACAACATACCTTGAAAGACTTGATTGTTTTCCAACTCTGACATAAACCTTCGCACAGGACTTCAGCCAAGGATCTGCATAATTTTTCTGAAAGTTCACATAACTTGTAATTTGAACTGGATAAATGTATTTCatcattgttttttcaaattctCTATTTAGTGGGTTGTTGAAAGTTACATTTTCCTCCTCAAAAATTCTCGTGGGAGTTTAAACTTATACCTTTCTCAGTAAAAAACAACAGAACACACCGTGGCAGCACCTTGTTCTACCTTCAGCTATCTCTGTTCTTAAGCACAATTTCATTTCTCAGTTCTCACCAGGCACGTCAAAGTTGCAAGTAGCTTGCGGTGCCTTTGGAGTAAGTGCGACCACCGATGTCAAATTCTAAGCGAAAGTTACAATTAACCATTTTATTAGTAGCTGACCAAAACCTATTTTAATTGCATGTGTAACgatatatttttcttatttcaatTTGCGTTCACTGTTTGAGTATTTATTTACGTAATTGAGAGTTTCACAGTATGAGTTTACTGCACTTTTcgttattttgaaaatgaagttAGACCCTATGGGTGGCGTTAGAGTGACGAACCTTTTTAATTAAACGAGTCACAAATGAAACTTTAACCTGGAAAAGATACAAGTGGGGTCATGGATTTATTTAAATGTCAAGATCGATGAGAAACTTGCTGCTGCATCTTCTCTGCAAGTTTTATGGGTTCCTGGGCTGGTAATGTGTAGTTTTCAGCTTAACCTGCAGCCTTGTATCTGGGCTGAGGCGATTCCTAGGCCTTGATTTTCTGAAATTTATGAGTAATCTTAAACGTCATCAGGCAATCACTACAAAGGgtagaaatcaacaaaattatttgctAACAATGAGcagcacaatattttttttacgtcacaaacgGCAGACTAGGCATGATAACGCAATACTTCGGGCCGAGTAGTAGTGCCAGTTTGCTGTACGGAAATTCAATCCGGTACTAGATTAAAATTACGCTGGGCCttgttgcaaatatttactACCATGTTTTTCACTGAAACatttgttcatattttgttataattttgaaacGACAAGTGGGTCACTGATAACGCAGGTCAGTGGTTCGCCATCCCTGCATTGTACCGTTTGTTTTGTTCACACGCAAGTCTCATTTGCTTGGGCCTAACTCCTAAGGTCGACACTTTGATTTCATTCTCCTTCTTCGGTTGATTAAGTCGAGGTACCGCATGTTAAAACGGGAAGGGTGACTGGCTTTGATAGGAAGGATTCGAGATGTGACCTGCTTGGGTAGAGACGTTTTCTTAGTCGTGGCTCCTGAACGAGTATTTTAGTTGACATCCCAGCGCGCAGTTAACTTTCTACTCGTTGTTCCTGTTTTACTGAATGGTGGGATTGACCGTGTGAGTCATTGCAGTAGCGACTGAAGAAATCCTGGTTGTTGCGTTACATCGATCAGAACCTGACAGTGTACTACGGACATATCCGTTACATACGAAATGTTTTACGCCATTTATTCGGACGTCGTCAGAGCATTGAGCACACAAACAAGTGCTATAAACTCAATTTGCTGAACCGGCTTATATGGTTATGGGGAATTACCTAAGTCGAAACCACCATCAGCCGGAatacattattttttattcgttttaAGCGACCGAGCATGTAACCTAAACACACGCTTCATGTGCCCGTGAAATACCCACTAAGCATGCCGACCCTTGCCGCCTCAAATAGGACTTTGCGTGTCGTGTAAACTTAAATGATATATTTCCACACTTTGTGTTTCTAATCCAAATGACTGAATCGAAAGTGTTGTTAGCAAGCAATTGACAAATAAGATGTTCTGAAACAAATCATAGCACAGCCATAGAACAATTCCCAGCAAAAACATATTCGTTGACTTGAGGAAATAATTTGCTACGTTGCTGAAAATACATCTCGTAAAGAAATTGGAAGATGCTTTCTTTGCCAATATCACTGTAATACGAAACTGTGGGGATCATGATAGTAATtgcaattagttatataaattggcattttgcataagtttttgcattttctccAGTTAGACAAAATTGAAtattaaaacgtttgtatgttttatTCGAGTTAATCCCATATACAAACAATCAAAGTCCAAACTAACGTATGGACGGTAGttgaagtatttcaagtagcattgtattttaccgTGTAATGTTTGAAGGTACTTGATGAGGGTTTCGGTATAATAGAAGATGTAACATAGCTTGTACGTAGAAATGTATTGTTTCCTAGTAATCTTTATTCAAATCGTAGTTCCAAATTGACATGTGACGTAtttaagtgtgtcaagtggttttccgTACTGATGTAAATCgttttgaattctttgtgataaaaagCTTAGAATGGAACATTTGACAAGTAGATACGTTTCCGTGTATAAGtaacatggcgttagctgatGGGTCAATACTGGaatataaaagcaaatgtttggtttaaatcgctctcttaGAAATGCTCTTCCTTCTGAGTTATTTCCtttgaattgaagttattactaagatattgggaattggaagcatggtgtaaatattgctaattcgatacaacttattcggacaatataacaattagactttatgaagttggtgttgatttgaagaagcaatatagagacagtaacgcaacggagtcaaagataaTTATCCCGGAGTCAAACAGTAAGACTTGACTTGTCCTTAGGCCAGCCTAAACACCCGACACACCATCATTCCCATAAAACAATAAGCATTTCGTTATTTGACGTTCGAGTGGGTTTTTGTAGCCAAGAAAAGTTAATAATGAAACCtgataataacaattaaacttattcctatcgttttcaaagcaattcaacTTTCCATAATGTTCGAaaataacgtcacaatgagTTGGATTGCGTCATATCAGCTTGTGATGATGCAGAACCGGAGCCAGACTATGATTGGATAAGCAATCATGCGTCACAAGCAAGGTTGttggaaatgtgttttgtGAATATTCCCGGAAAACAATCAAGTTATTACGTCAATGAATCTGTTTTGAGCATGACCCGAAAATAAAACAGGTGTTTTTCGCAACTTTTCCACATTTCTTGACGTAAAACTTTCTCACTtcctttctttctttttactGCTTTTGTGTTCACGAACAACATAGTTTTGGTCTGGATAAGGCGCCATGATGACGTGATCTTCGAATTTGACGACCTTATTTCCGAGACCTTTTTACGTCATCTTGGAAGCCACGAGCTTCAACAGACGGCTATATACAGAGCAGCGATTTGGTAGGATTTCATATCATCAACTTCAACGGAAGATCTTCATAGTCAACCATGAGAGGATTGATTCTTCTGTTTTCATTGGCTTGTTTCGTCATGATGACCTACTCGCAACAATGTCGTCAAGTCCTTACCACTGTCTGTGATGATGACGTCGTCAATTCAAGCATGCAGAAAGGAGACATAGGTGATGTCGGCAGATCTGGAAAATCCGGAATTCCTGGAGCTCAGGGGCATCCAGGAGCCAAAGGAGAACCCGGAGGAGCTGGAAAGAAGGGGATGCAAGGAGAATCGTGCGCTCTGGGGTCGCTAGGAACCGACATAGTCACCAGACTGGCAAGTAAGTTGATTTCTGATCATAGATTATTTATCTTAATCATCGTCATTTTTCATGCGAGCATAAAGAACTCTGCAATAAACCTACCAAAAGATGTGGACTACAGACATTTTACAATCTACGCGCCAACACTTATATAGCGCTCATACGGTATAGTCTATGCTTGTTGTCTTGTTTAATTGTATGTTTATGGGCGATTTTTGCCTGAACCTTGCTGGAAAAGTTCAATcttgtttacaacaaaaaattgtttccagAAATCGAGGAGTTTCTTACACCTCCCAGTACCACGACCATGGTTGCTACCACTGTTACAACGACAACACCATCTAGTATTACGTCATGTGCTACGCCATCAAGCAACGGTCCCCACACTTTGACGAGTGGGGTTGAAGTTTACTGCGAGGATGGATGGACGGTGAGCGAAAATCTTTCCACAGTTATTAGTGGAATAGCTTAATAATTATATTGAAATTACAGTAGTATTGAAAGGTATAAACGTATACATAAAAGTATATACACTTACTGTGTAATATTGAAGCGATAGTTTGCAAGTTGTGTGGAGTTCAAAGCGGCAATGCGTTGTGTGCTATTCATTTGCATTGTAGCAAGAATGTAAGAAAACACAAACGacaataatttgttttcacacgcATTCGCGCTTTTTTAAATGTGcttttttccacttttctgAAACTTAATTCCCAAAACGTTGAATGAAGGTTGTTTGCCAACTTGCGGTTGATTCGAAAACGCTTACTGTCTGTAGTTGTGTGCGGTTGTGCAGAGCCGATCACAAGCCCTCATTGGATCACATGCTACGATGCATAAAATGACTGTACGCTAATAATTACTGTGTTGCATGCCAACATTACTTTATGCAGCACGCGATACAATTGCATTGAACTGCATATGTCGCTTGCAGTGAAAACGGGCGAAATTCAACCAGCGCCACATAAACCTGATTTATTTCACCCAAATCACCTGCAGCAAACAGCTACCTATAatatgaatttaaatttttcttaacttgaagtttttagcaaaaatataaacatgtCACTGGAATAAGAGATCCAACTTGACAAGATATATCTTGCGTGTTGTAAGCGAAGTGTAAATATTGCCGTACTTcttgtattatgacgtaataaactaaaggtgatttaaacatataaattaaacgtGTTACACTTGtgctaaaatgtaaaatcaaattactaacagatttttcaaagaaGAATTGACGGAAGTGTTAGTTTCGAGCGACGATGGGACGACTACGCGAACGGTTTTGGCCAGATTGATGGGGAATTTTGGCTTGGTAAGAGGAAGTTTGTTCAACTtaaacgcattttattttgatgtttttcgtTCTTTTTATTCGTGCTTCATTACTTACAGGACTCGACAACATCCACGAGATGACGCGTGGAGGAGGATGCAGACTCAAGATAGAGCTGTGGGATTTCCATGGAAACCAACGTCACGCCGATTATAGGTCATAAGAAGATTGTTGAGACATAAATAACGAAGATGTTAAAATCTTACATTCATTAATCAAcgaaaaactttgttgagtaAATTACAACTTAGCTCTCTGGATTtgaactttgttgttgtttttgcagctcGTTTTCGATCGAATCTGCTGAAAATTTATATCGGCTTCGTGTTTCCGGATACAGCGGAAATGCAGGGGATAGTTTATCATATCACAATGGTTACCCATTCTCGACGGAAGATAACGATAACGATTCCAGGTACGTCATCTTATGTTCAGGAACAAATATGTTCAacttaataaacattaagTGCCACAACCTCAGTAGGATTTTCAGTTATATCCTGCCAGTAACGTATAAGATAGAATATAAATAGATGcaacaaagtaattttaatcttTCATGTTTCAATATATTAGTTCTGGTTTAAACTGCGCAACTGGCTATGGAGGATCTCAGGGATGGTGGTTTGGTAGCTGCGCCCATTCATACCTCAATGGAGTCTGGATGTGTCAATCAAGTGGATATGCTCATGGAATTACTTGGTATCATTGGAAGGGATATAATGAACCtcttaaagaaactaaaatgaaacttcgtTGCGACTGAATGAAATCCACGAGTTGATTTTAACCAACCAAGTAAACATTGATCTGTATTTAGACCTGCAACGCAGCAAACTGTAACTATAAGTTGCCACgtgtattacgtcataatatataCATTCTCTCAATCTGTTATACCACACGTCATTATGCGGTTGTTATGTAACatttgtaagtttttcatTCAAACCTTGGAGATTGCCGTCGTATTCAACTCAAAGatataaatttaacttacaaataacaaaacaaaccttgAGAAGTTTGTAAGAAGACAAACTCTGAATCATACgacatttttacgtcacaatacccggtaaaatttggcaccacacCATCAATCAATTATACGTTC contains the following coding sequences:
- the LOC143448503 gene encoding uncharacterized protein LOC143448503, with protein sequence MRGLILLFSLACFVMMTYSQQCRQVLTTVCDDDVVNSSMQKGDIGDVGRSGKSGIPGAQGHPGAKGEPGGAGKKGMQGESCALGSLGTDIVTRLAKIEEFLTPPSTTTMVATTVTTTTPSSITSCATPSSNGPHTLTSGVEVYCEDGWTVSENLSTVISGIA